Proteins encoded together in one uncultured Desulfosarcina sp. window:
- the pgsA gene encoding CDP-diacylglycerol--glycerol-3-phosphate 3-phosphatidyltransferase: MKKTPINSLLTHPNTLTLFRIVAVPVIVVLLMMPNRFTAFIAGLIFSAAAITDYFDGYLARRYGLVSNLGKVMDPVADKLLVSCSLIMLTALGWMPAWIACIIIGRELAVTGLRNIIAQNKMDVSASSLGKYKTGFQIAAIIPLMFHYPALGFDFQAIGMFFLWGALIFTLWSGTDYFLRFRKLLRG, translated from the coding sequence ATGAAGAAAACGCCCATCAATTCACTTCTCACCCATCCCAATACGCTGACGCTTTTCAGGATTGTTGCGGTCCCGGTTATCGTGGTGCTGCTGATGATGCCCAACCGGTTTACGGCATTTATCGCCGGCCTGATTTTCAGTGCCGCAGCCATCACCGATTATTTCGACGGTTATCTGGCGCGGCGCTACGGGCTGGTTTCCAACCTGGGGAAGGTGATGGACCCCGTGGCGGACAAACTGCTGGTTTCCTGCTCGTTGATCATGCTGACCGCCCTGGGATGGATGCCGGCCTGGATCGCCTGTATCATCATCGGCCGTGAACTGGCCGTTACCGGGCTGCGCAATATCATTGCCCAGAACAAGATGGACGTTTCCGCATCCAGCCTGGGAAAGTACAAAACCGGGTTCCAGATCGCGGCGATCATCCCCTTGATGTTTCATTATCCGGCCCTGGGATTCGACTTTCAGGCCATCGGGATGTTCTTTCTCTGGGGGGCGCTGATATTTACTCTCTGGTCGGGGACGGACTACTTTCTGCGCTTCAGAAAGTTGCTGCGTGGTTAA
- the rsmG gene encoding 16S rRNA (guanine(527)-N(7))-methyltransferase RsmG, whose protein sequence is MKIDSDQWQRTVIEGAAALAIEVTGDRARAMGAHARLLLEWNRTTNLTAITDPVEVAVKHYVDSLAAACWIGDAARILDAGSGGGFPGIPLKILRPDLSITLVDSVRKKVSFLKHAIRTVGLEGIEAVHGRLEALGESPRYRGAFDMVVCRAFSSLETFAERTADFLAPGGSLLALKGPQTDHPLEAAEDGSTIRLGGRSFSIHVHHYQLPILNLQRRAVMLTALKEEGRGRRDDDC, encoded by the coding sequence ATGAAAATCGATTCCGACCAATGGCAGCGCACCGTGATCGAGGGCGCTGCGGCACTGGCGATCGAGGTGACCGGTGACCGGGCCCGGGCCATGGGCGCGCATGCCCGGCTGCTGCTGGAATGGAACCGGACCACCAATTTGACGGCCATTACCGATCCAGTGGAGGTGGCCGTCAAGCACTACGTAGATTCCCTGGCCGCGGCCTGCTGGATCGGCGACGCGGCCCGCATTCTGGATGCCGGTTCCGGCGGCGGATTTCCCGGAATCCCGCTGAAGATCCTGCGCCCGGATCTTTCCATCACGCTGGTGGACAGCGTCCGCAAAAAAGTCTCTTTTCTCAAACACGCCATCCGAACCGTCGGTCTGGAGGGAATCGAAGCGGTTCACGGCCGGCTGGAAGCGCTCGGCGAATCGCCCCGGTATCGCGGGGCCTTCGACATGGTGGTCTGCCGGGCCTTTTCTTCGCTGGAAACCTTCGCCGAGCGGACAGCGGATTTTCTGGCTCCCGGTGGCAGCCTTTTAGCTCTCAAAGGCCCCCAAACCGATCATCCCCTCGAAGCCGCCGAGGACGGAAGCACGATTCGCCTGGGCGGTCGATCCTTTTCCATCCATGTGCATCACTACCAGCTGCCGATCCTGAATTTGCAGCGCCGGGCGGTGATGTTGACAGCGTTGAAGGAAGAGGGACGAGGTAGGAGGGACGATGACTGCTAA
- a CDS encoding EAL domain-containing protein, whose translation MTKSIHKDSPFTPMDTEIVQRRYCALFERHPEAVVVTTQAGQIIDFNAAALDFFDVSRDELQQADITSFYANQSDRERLIRQADETGLVHDAPVIFLDAGNRLKHTMVTAMRLDDPEGRTYGYQSVIRDVTRQRLAEKKLQDQKNYADQLIDIAPEAIAIVDLDDRVIRVNEEFCHLFLYSQEDCIGREMNTLILPEELKAESLALAARAASGERFEVESRRKRKDGSLVDVSVLAKPIVTEDGEPAVYVIYRDITERITSQQALAKSEERHRTVLEAAPDPVIVRDMSGRVIYLNPAFTRVFGWTLEEYRNRTINFVPEENQSETDDFMSQVKKGVSFSGVETRRYTKSGEAVDVSISGAVFLDARGRPEGFVNTLQDITERRKKDEELKYVAYHDTLTGLPNRKSFYMCLDDLLQHSGRRNSDRSWALMFLDLDKFKQVNDALGHDTGDQLLKSVAGRLKGCLRETDHLFRLGGDEFTVILTHLGRDIDVARVARKILKSVTRPFFIGGQEIFSATSIGISVFPNDGWDVEGLVKNADIAMYAAKEQGGGDYRFFTEEMNRKALYRMKMESSLRKALDRNEMLLYYQPLVNEANRIVGMEALLRWNHPEMGLILPNDFIRITEETGIIVPLGRWVLQTACTQLKRWHDMGHNDLFVAVNISARQLQEPDFVKTVLDMLDESKLSPEWLKLEVTESSVIRNPEVCIAKMKALRAKGVSFSIDDFGTGYSSLSYLKRFPIDTLKIDRSFICDAINNEGDREIIKTIIDMARNLNIEAVAEGVETQEQMDFLTGYGCNNMQGFLFARPVPVEAFKALLDKQNGGSVSR comes from the coding sequence ATGACGAAATCTATCCACAAAGATTCACCTTTCACACCCATGGACACCGAAATCGTCCAGAGGCGGTATTGTGCTCTTTTCGAACGGCATCCCGAAGCCGTCGTCGTCACCACCCAGGCAGGCCAAATCATAGATTTCAATGCTGCGGCCTTGGATTTTTTCGATGTTTCCAGAGACGAACTCCAGCAGGCCGACATTACTTCCTTCTACGCCAATCAGTCGGACCGGGAGCGGTTGATCCGGCAGGCCGATGAAACCGGCCTGGTGCACGACGCCCCCGTTATTTTTCTCGACGCCGGCAACCGGCTGAAGCACACCATGGTCACCGCCATGCGCCTGGATGACCCCGAGGGCCGGACGTACGGCTACCAGAGCGTCATTCGCGATGTCACCCGGCAGCGCCTGGCGGAAAAAAAGCTCCAGGACCAGAAAAACTATGCCGACCAACTGATCGATATCGCCCCGGAAGCCATTGCGATCGTCGATCTGGATGACCGGGTCATCCGCGTCAATGAAGAGTTCTGCCACCTTTTTCTGTACTCCCAGGAGGATTGCATTGGCCGGGAGATGAATACATTGATCCTCCCGGAAGAGCTGAAAGCGGAAAGCCTGGCCCTGGCGGCTCGCGCAGCCAGCGGCGAACGCTTCGAAGTGGAAAGCCGGAGAAAACGAAAAGACGGCAGCCTGGTGGATGTTTCCGTTCTGGCCAAACCCATCGTTACGGAAGACGGAGAACCGGCTGTCTATGTGATTTACCGGGACATTACCGAGCGCATCACGTCTCAGCAGGCCCTGGCAAAAAGCGAAGAACGCCACCGGACCGTTCTGGAGGCGGCGCCGGACCCGGTCATCGTCAGGGATATGTCCGGAAGGGTGATCTACCTGAACCCCGCATTCACGCGTGTCTTCGGATGGACCCTGGAAGAATACCGCAACCGTACCATCAACTTCGTTCCCGAGGAAAACCAGTCCGAAACCGATGACTTCATGTCCCAGGTTAAAAAAGGGGTTTCTTTTTCGGGCGTGGAGACGCGGCGCTATACCAAATCCGGTGAAGCGGTGGATGTTTCCATCAGCGGGGCCGTGTTCCTGGATGCCCGGGGCCGGCCCGAAGGGTTCGTCAATACCCTCCAGGACATCACCGAGCGCCGCAAAAAGGATGAAGAACTCAAGTATGTCGCCTACCACGACACGCTCACCGGCCTGCCCAACCGCAAATCGTTTTACATGTGCCTCGACGACCTGCTCCAGCACTCCGGCCGCCGGAACTCGGATCGTTCCTGGGCCCTGATGTTTCTGGACCTGGACAAGTTCAAGCAGGTCAACGACGCTTTAGGACACGACACCGGGGACCAGCTGTTGAAAAGCGTGGCCGGACGCCTGAAAGGTTGCCTGCGGGAAACGGACCATCTGTTCCGCCTGGGAGGAGACGAATTCACCGTGATTCTCACCCACCTCGGCAGGGATATCGACGTGGCCCGGGTCGCCCGCAAAATCCTGAAATCCGTCACCCGCCCCTTTTTCATCGGCGGTCAGGAAATTTTTTCCGCCACCAGCATCGGCATCAGCGTCTTTCCCAACGACGGCTGGGATGTGGAAGGCCTAGTGAAAAATGCGGATATTGCCATGTACGCGGCCAAAGAGCAAGGCGGCGGCGACTACCGGTTCTTTACCGAGGAGATGAACCGCAAGGCGCTGTACCGCATGAAGATGGAAAGCAGCCTGCGCAAGGCCCTGGACCGCAACGAAATGCTGCTCTACTATCAGCCGCTGGTCAACGAAGCCAACCGCATCGTGGGCATGGAAGCCTTGCTGCGCTGGAATCATCCGGAAATGGGGCTGATCCTGCCCAACGATTTCATCCGCATCACCGAAGAGACGGGCATCATCGTTCCGCTGGGACGATGGGTGCTGCAAACGGCCTGCACTCAGCTCAAACGCTGGCACGACATGGGGCACAACGATCTTTTCGTCGCCGTCAACATTTCCGCCAGGCAGCTCCAGGAGCCCGATTTCGTCAAAACGGTGCTGGACATGCTCGATGAAAGCAAGCTGTCTCCCGAGTGGCTGAAGCTGGAGGTCACCGAGAGCAGCGTGATCCGGAACCCGGAAGTGTGCATTGCCAAGATGAAGGCCCTGCGCGCCAAGGGCGTATCGTTCTCCATCGACGATTTCGGTACCGGCTACTCCTCATTGAGCTACCTGAAACGCTTTCCCATCGATACCCTGAAAATCGACCGCTCTTTCATCTGCGATGCCATCAACAATGAAGGGGATCGGGAAATCATCAAAACCATTATCGACATGGCCCGCAACCTGAACATCGAGGCCGTGGCCGAAGGCGTCGAAACCCAGGAGCAGATGGATTTTCTGACCGGCTATGGCTGCAACAACATGCAGGGGTTTCTGTTCGCCCGCCCCGTACCGGTGGAAGCCTTCAAAGCGCTTCTGGATAAACAGAACGGCGGCTCTGTTTCCAGATAG
- a CDS encoding type II toxin-antitoxin system RelE/ParE family toxin has protein sequence MAYEIIEYTNDADQNLFREWFFSLDAKAAAKVTTAIARLENGNTSNVKSVGGGVYEYKINFGPGYRVYFAYDGKKIILLLTGGSKNRQSKDIKTAQARWVDHKARK, from the coding sequence ATGGCATACGAAATCATTGAATATACCAATGACGCTGATCAGAACCTATTTCGTGAATGGTTTTTCAGCTTAGACGCCAAGGCGGCCGCCAAGGTCACAACAGCGATCGCTCGGCTTGAGAACGGCAACACGTCGAACGTTAAAAGTGTGGGAGGCGGAGTATACGAATACAAAATCAATTTTGGCCCCGGTTACCGCGTATATTTCGCTTATGACGGCAAAAAGATTATTCTTCTGCTGACCGGCGGCAGCAAGAATCGACAGTCCAAAGATATTAAGACAGCCCAGGCCCGGTGGGTCGATCACAAGGCCAGAAAGTAG
- the hisA gene encoding phosphoribosylformimino-5-aminoimidazole carboxamide ribotide isomerase, which translates to MRFRPCIDLHDGVVKQIVGATLSDASDDGPTTNFQAQKPAAWFADLYRRDGLTGGHVIQLGPGNAEAARSALSQWPGGLQVGGGINADNAAGWLDAGASHVIVTSWVFHDGRIDMNRLKQLVQRIGKPRLVLDLSCRRRGDEYLVATDRWQTFTKEAVTHPFMDRLAAYCDEFLIHAVDVEGRCAGIETELVEYLGRWQGLPITYAGGISSQQDVDQIESLGNGKIDFTVGSALDIFGGNGLRYADLARRYKGDQTVLR; encoded by the coding sequence ATGCGTTTTCGTCCCTGCATCGACCTTCACGACGGCGTAGTCAAACAGATTGTGGGTGCCACGTTGTCCGACGCGTCGGACGACGGTCCGACGACCAACTTTCAAGCCCAAAAACCCGCCGCATGGTTCGCCGACCTCTATCGCCGGGACGGACTTACCGGTGGACACGTCATCCAGTTGGGTCCGGGCAACGCCGAGGCGGCCCGTTCGGCCCTTTCCCAATGGCCGGGAGGGCTTCAGGTGGGCGGAGGAATCAACGCCGACAATGCAGCCGGATGGCTGGATGCCGGCGCCAGCCATGTCATCGTCACCTCCTGGGTGTTTCACGACGGCAGAATCGATATGAACCGCCTGAAGCAGTTGGTCCAACGCATCGGAAAGCCGCGCCTGGTATTGGATTTAAGCTGCCGCCGGCGGGGCGACGAATACCTGGTGGCCACCGACCGCTGGCAGACCTTTACAAAAGAGGCCGTCACCCATCCTTTCATGGACCGCCTCGCCGCTTACTGCGATGAATTTCTCATTCATGCCGTGGATGTGGAAGGCCGCTGCGCCGGCATCGAAACCGAGCTGGTCGAGTACCTGGGCCGCTGGCAGGGGTTGCCGATCACCTATGCCGGTGGCATCTCCAGCCAACAGGACGTCGATCAAATCGAATCTTTAGGCAACGGCAAAATCGATTTTACTGTGGGCAGCGCTCTGGATATTTTTGGCGGCAACGGACTGCGCTATGCGGACCTGGCCCGCCGGTACAAAGGGGATCAAACCGTTCTGCGGTGA
- a CDS encoding helix-turn-helix domain-containing protein, which translates to MESSYEQPIKAIKIAVVNAYGILMQELVSKSRKRAVSIARQVAMYIARSETPLSLSKIARAFHRHPSMVLNAVKAVGQDRILLQQAEHCIRMLIKNEVLEGPAPAPDESD; encoded by the coding sequence ATGGAATCATCATACGAACAGCCGATAAAGGCGATCAAAATAGCCGTTGTAAACGCATACGGGATCTTGATGCAGGAGCTGGTGTCGAAATCCCGCAAGCGGGCGGTTTCCATTGCCCGGCAAGTCGCCATGTATATCGCCAGATCCGAAACGCCGCTGTCGCTGTCAAAAATAGCCAGGGCGTTTCACCGTCACCCCTCTATGGTTTTGAACGCGGTAAAAGCAGTGGGCCAAGACCGTATCTTGCTCCAGCAGGCCGAGCACTGCATCCGGATGCTGATCAAAAATGAAGTCCTGGAAGGACCGGCCCCGGCGCCCGACGAATCGGATTAG